The Corallococcus caeni genome includes a region encoding these proteins:
- a CDS encoding TetR/AcrR family transcriptional regulator, whose protein sequence is MTQKTEQKQKSHDAILASAATLLLERGIQASSIMDVMKGAGLTVGGFYGHFDSKEHLFTETLRGTARLAWNALLRKAKEDAPDAPALKVLRGYLSRQHRDAVTPTCPLPSITAEVSRMGEPYRGALEAELQGFVQSYAELLPSSGARRREKALAAIALMYGALSLARAVRGTKLGDEFLDAAKKLGAELLTGDRA, encoded by the coding sequence ATGACCCAGAAGACGGAGCAGAAGCAGAAGTCGCACGACGCCATCCTCGCGTCCGCCGCCACGTTGCTGCTGGAGCGCGGCATCCAGGCCAGCTCCATCATGGACGTGATGAAGGGCGCGGGGCTCACGGTGGGCGGCTTCTACGGCCACTTCGACTCCAAGGAGCACCTCTTCACGGAGACGCTCCGGGGCACCGCCCGCCTGGCGTGGAACGCACTCTTGCGCAAGGCGAAGGAGGACGCGCCGGACGCGCCCGCGCTGAAGGTCCTGCGGGGCTACCTGTCGCGCCAGCACCGCGACGCCGTCACGCCCACGTGTCCCCTGCCCAGCATCACCGCGGAGGTGTCGCGCATGGGGGAGCCCTACCGGGGCGCGCTGGAGGCGGAGCTCCAGGGGTTCGTCCAGTCGTACGCGGAGCTGCTGCCTTCGTCGGGGGCACGGCGCCGGGAGAAGGCGCTGGCCGCCATCGCGCTCATGTACGGGGCGCTGTCGCTGGCGCGCGCCGTGCGCGGCACGAAGCTGGGGGACGAGTTCCTGGACGCGGCGAAGAAGCTGGGCGCGGAGCTGCTCACCGGCGACCGCGCATGA
- a CDS encoding peptidoglycan-binding protein: MSLNATTSTRTNSVFSNRSQAVTTSAVRNANPNAILSQYKPTGASARTAAQDGLQPGVAASTKMAQTDLARLQKFKGNIEAAAAKHGLPPALLAAIASRESRAGAALDRTGHGDGGNGFGVMQVDHRYHTTKGGPTSAEHIDQAAGILKGYVNDMKKAHPDWSEAQQLRGAVAAYNSGPGNVRTQAGMDVGTTGNDYSNDVWARAQALAPHFGGAATNTTTNTNTNTPTRPSQTADTFEPAASTQKPGTKWTAAPSMDQVKVRGNNLREGMQGPAVKQLQEMLGVPADGKFGPVTKKAVEDFQRANGVRAGSNAGQVGPDTLKALQGKRTGGTNSTGGTNTTGGTNNTQGTNNNGAVLGNGVRINTNDPTLKKLATSRLNNGETGYCVRTTLDNMSRLGIPNTPAATGNDPNNPRGGMAQMLRNGWESIPFPGATQKAIKSPYGNATANVVSADQYRKLVADGKVPDGAIIFQTRHGWDYSGGSKGNDMGVVRNGGKTTHNYKDMNSIIYSDCKEVVILVPKGAIQRD, translated from the coding sequence ATGAGCCTCAACGCGACCACGTCCACGCGCACGAACTCCGTCTTCTCGAACCGTTCCCAGGCGGTGACGACGAGCGCGGTCCGCAACGCGAACCCCAACGCCATCCTGTCGCAGTACAAGCCCACGGGCGCTTCCGCGCGCACGGCGGCGCAGGACGGCCTGCAGCCCGGCGTGGCCGCGTCGACGAAGATGGCGCAGACGGATCTGGCCCGGCTGCAGAAGTTCAAGGGCAACATCGAGGCGGCGGCGGCGAAGCACGGCCTGCCTCCGGCGCTGCTGGCGGCCATCGCGAGCCGTGAGTCGCGCGCGGGCGCGGCGTTGGACCGCACGGGCCACGGCGACGGCGGCAACGGCTTTGGCGTGATGCAGGTGGACCACCGCTACCACACGACCAAGGGCGGCCCCACCAGCGCCGAGCACATCGACCAGGCGGCGGGCATCCTCAAGGGCTACGTCAACGACATGAAGAAGGCGCACCCGGACTGGTCCGAGGCGCAGCAGCTTCGTGGCGCGGTGGCCGCGTACAACTCCGGCCCCGGCAATGTCCGCACCCAGGCGGGCATGGACGTGGGCACCACCGGCAATGACTACTCCAACGACGTGTGGGCGCGCGCGCAGGCGCTGGCGCCGCACTTCGGCGGTGCCGCGACGAACACGACCACCAACACCAACACCAACACCCCCACGCGCCCGTCGCAGACCGCCGACACCTTCGAGCCCGCCGCGAGCACCCAGAAGCCGGGGACGAAGTGGACCGCCGCGCCCTCGATGGACCAGGTGAAGGTGCGTGGCAACAACCTGCGCGAGGGCATGCAGGGCCCGGCGGTGAAGCAGCTCCAGGAGATGCTGGGCGTCCCGGCGGACGGCAAGTTCGGCCCCGTCACCAAGAAGGCCGTGGAGGACTTCCAGCGGGCGAACGGCGTGAGGGCGGGCAGCAACGCGGGCCAGGTCGGCCCCGACACGCTCAAGGCGCTGCAGGGCAAGCGCACGGGTGGCACGAACTCCACGGGCGGCACGAACACCACCGGCGGGACGAACAACACCCAGGGCACGAACAACAACGGCGCGGTGCTGGGCAACGGCGTCCGCATCAACACCAACGACCCCACGCTGAAGAAGCTGGCCACCTCGCGCCTGAACAACGGCGAGACGGGCTACTGCGTGCGCACCACGCTGGACAACATGAGCCGGCTGGGCATCCCCAACACGCCGGCGGCGACGGGCAACGACCCGAACAACCCCCGCGGCGGCATGGCGCAGATGCTGCGCAACGGCTGGGAGTCCATCCCGTTCCCGGGCGCCACGCAGAAGGCCATCAAGAGCCCCTACGGCAACGCGACCGCGAACGTCGTGTCCGCGGACCAGTACCGCAAGCTCGTGGCGGACGGGAAGGTGCCGGACGGCGCCATCATCTTCCAGACGCGCCACGGCTGGGACTACAGCGGCGGCTCCAAGGGCAACGACATGGGCGTCGTGCGCAACGGCGGCAAGACGACGCACAACTACAAGGACATGAACTCCATCATCTACTCGGACTGCAAGGAGGTCGTCATCCTGGTCCCGAAGGGCGCCATCCAGCGCGACTGA